A genomic window from Lotus japonicus ecotype B-129 chromosome 1, LjGifu_v1.2 includes:
- the LOC130729725 gene encoding ACT domain-containing protein ACR6-like — protein sequence MDDEYAKLIRRMNPPRVVIDNNACENATVIKVDSFNKHGILLDVVQVLSDMNLVINKAYISSDGVWFMDVFNVTDHNGNKIKDKEIIDYIQRKLENNPSFAPSSLRESVGVVPTEEHTVIELTGTDRPGLLSEICAVLRDLHCNVVTAEIWTHNTRAAAVVHVTDDSSGCAIEDPSRLNTISNLLCNVLRGSADPKAARATGVTHRDRRLHQIMFADRDYERVERAGQGGVRERDKSLSPHVTILDCIQKDYTVITMRAKDRPKLLFDIVCTLTDMQYVVFHGLVQTLRTEAFQEFFIRHVDGFPISSEAERERLAQCLEAAIERRASEGMELELCTEDRVGLLSDITRIFRENSLCIKRAEISTENGKAKDTFYVTDVTGNPVDPKIIDSVRREIGDTVLQVKHNSSLSPKTPQATTIGVLFGSFFKARSFQNFKLIRSYS from the exons ATGGATGATGAGTATGCTAAGCTTATAAGGAGGATGAACCCTCCCAG GGTTGTAATTGACAACAATGCCTGTGAAAACGCCACTGTTATTAAG GTTGATAGTTTCAACAAACATGGGATTCTCCTCGATGTTGTTCAGGTTCTTTCAGATATGAACCTTGTAATTAATAAGGCCTACATCTCCTCTGATGGGGTGTGGTTCATGGATG tgtTTAATGTTACTGATCATAATGGAAACAAGATCAAAGACAAGGAAATCATTGATTATATTCAGAGG AAACTTGAAAACAATCCCAGCTTTGCTCCCTCCTCACTGAGAGAGTCTGTTGGGGTTGTACCTACTGAAGAGCACACGGTAATTGAACTCACTGGCACGGACAGGCCTGGTTTACTATCTGAAATCTGTGCAGTTCTCAGAGACCTTCACTGTAATGTGGTCACTGCTGAGATATGGACACACAATACTAGGGCTGCTGCTGTAGTTCATGTGACAGATGATTCCAGTGGGTGTGCCATTGAGGACCCTTCACGCCTCAATACAATAAGTAATTTGCTTTGTAATGTCCTTAGGGGGAGTGCTGATCCGAAGGCAGCAAGAGCAACTGGAGTTACTCACAGGGACAGAAGATTACATCAGATTATGTTTGCTGACAGGGACTATGAAAGGGTTGAAAGAGCAGGACAAGGAGGAGTCAGGGAGAGAGATAAAAGTCTGTCCCCACATGTGACCATTTTAGATTGTATTCAGAAAGATTACACTGTGATCACCATGAGAGCAAAAGATCGGCCGAAATTGCTGTTCGACATTGTTTGCACTTTAACCGACATGCAGTATGTAGTTTTTCATGGTCTTGTCCAGACATTAAGGACAGAAGCTTTTCAG GAGTTTTTTATTCGGCATGTTGATGGCTTTCCCATAAGCTCAGAGGCAGAGAGAGAACGGCTTGCACAGTGTCTTGAAGCAGCAATTGAAAGGAGGGCATCTGAG GGAATGGAGCTGGAATTGTGCACAGAAGATCGCGTAGGACTCCTCTCAGATATCACAAGGATATTCCGGGAGAACAGTTTATGCATCAAAAGAGCAGAAATATCAACAGAAAATGGAAAGGCAAAAGACACTTTCTACGTCACAGATGTGACTGGTAACCCGGTTGACCCCAAGATTATTGACTCGGTTCGTAGAGAAATTGGCGACACAGTACTGCAGGTGAAACACAACTCTAGCCTTTCACCAAAGACCCCACAAGCAACAACAATTGGGGTTCTCTTTGGAAGTTTCTTCAAAGCTCGATCTTTTCAGAATTTTAAGTTGATCAGATCTTATTCTTAA